From Phenylobacterium montanum, the proteins below share one genomic window:
- a CDS encoding acyclic terpene utilization AtuA family protein: MAKVVRIGGAGGFLGDSSTAAPQLLRGGRLDYMILDYLAEATMSALGQLKRARPDQGYARDFTEWVWKDNLREFKAQGVKVVTNAGGVNPRACRERMEEIAAEAGLSFKIAVIEGDDLMERLPALAGAGYTEMFSGASFPDPARVFTANAYFGGGPIAAALAAGAEVVITGRVVDSALTLGPLMHEFGWTADEHDRLSAGSLAGHVIECGAQATGGLFTDWEEVEDWAHIGYPVVECHSNGDFVVMKPEGTGGLVSPAAVAEQILYEVGDPQAYALPDVVCDFSQVKVETAGPQRVRVTGAKGYPPSGKLKVCITHEDGWRFIGTMPVVGRDAARKAQRQAEAVLIRVDEMLRDRNLPPLRDHRIELLGTESSYGAQARAEAGASREVICRLGAEHDSAEALGIMAREFDSPTTSMSVGSTGWFGGRPTISPVARVFSGLLPGEEAPAQVSIGADEFAVASPAPVEPFTQAMIDRPPSPQEPTPEADTIKVPLIELAWARSGDKGDAFNIGVIARRPELLPWIRRGLTETAVLAFFAHEFEGAESPKVIRYDLPGMSAINLHCLQALGGGQFASLRLDPLAKGKAQQLLDMPIEVPRRLTLQ, from the coding sequence ATGGCCAAGGTGGTTCGGATCGGCGGGGCCGGCGGGTTTCTGGGCGACAGTTCGACCGCCGCGCCCCAGCTGCTGCGCGGCGGGCGGCTGGACTACATGATCCTGGACTATCTGGCCGAGGCGACCATGTCCGCGCTGGGCCAATTGAAGCGCGCGCGGCCGGACCAGGGCTACGCCCGCGACTTCACCGAGTGGGTGTGGAAGGACAATCTGAGGGAATTCAAGGCCCAAGGGGTCAAGGTGGTCACCAACGCCGGTGGGGTGAACCCCAGGGCCTGCCGCGAGCGCATGGAAGAGATCGCCGCCGAAGCAGGCCTGTCATTCAAGATCGCGGTGATCGAGGGCGACGATCTGATGGAGCGCCTGCCGGCCCTGGCCGGCGCGGGCTACACGGAAATGTTCAGCGGCGCCTCGTTTCCCGATCCGGCGCGGGTGTTCACCGCCAACGCCTATTTCGGCGGTGGGCCGATCGCCGCCGCCCTGGCCGCCGGCGCCGAGGTGGTGATCACCGGGCGGGTGGTCGACAGCGCCCTGACGCTCGGCCCCCTTATGCACGAGTTCGGCTGGACGGCGGACGAGCATGATCGCCTGTCGGCCGGCTCCTTGGCCGGCCATGTCATCGAGTGCGGCGCCCAGGCCACCGGCGGCCTGTTCACCGACTGGGAGGAGGTCGAGGACTGGGCCCATATCGGCTATCCGGTCGTGGAGTGCCACTCGAACGGCGACTTCGTGGTGATGAAGCCCGAAGGCACGGGCGGCCTGGTCAGCCCGGCAGCGGTGGCCGAGCAGATCCTGTACGAGGTCGGCGATCCTCAGGCCTACGCCCTGCCCGACGTGGTCTGCGACTTCTCGCAGGTGAAGGTGGAGACGGCCGGGCCGCAGCGAGTGCGGGTGACCGGCGCCAAGGGCTATCCGCCCAGCGGCAAGCTGAAGGTCTGCATCACCCATGAGGACGGCTGGCGCTTCATCGGGACCATGCCGGTGGTCGGGCGCGACGCGGCGCGAAAGGCCCAGCGCCAGGCCGAAGCGGTGCTGATCCGGGTGGACGAAATGCTGCGCGACCGCAATCTGCCGCCGTTGCGGGACCACCGGATCGAGCTTCTGGGCACAGAGTCCAGCTACGGCGCCCAGGCCCGGGCCGAGGCGGGCGCGAGCCGCGAGGTGATCTGTCGGCTGGGCGCCGAGCACGACAGCGCCGAAGCGCTGGGAATCATGGCGCGGGAGTTCGACTCTCCGACCACCTCGATGAGCGTCGGTTCGACCGGCTGGTTCGGCGGGCGGCCGACCATTTCTCCGGTGGCGCGGGTGTTCTCCGGACTTCTGCCGGGCGAAGAGGCGCCGGCGCAGGTTTCGATCGGCGCGGACGAGTTCGCGGTCGCATCACCCGCTCCGGTCGAACCCTTCACACAGGCCATGATCGATCGCCCGCCTTCACCGCAGGAGCCGACGCCCGAGGCGGACACGATCAAGGTCCCGCTGATCGAGCTCGCCTGGGCGCGGTCGGGCGACAAGGGCGACGCCTTCAATATCGGGGTGATCGCCCGGCGGCCGGAGCTTTTGCCATGGATCCGGCGTGGCCTGACGGAAACTGCGGTGCTGGCCTTCTTCGCCCATGAGTTCGAAGGGGCGGAAAGTCCAAAGGTGATCCGCTACGACCTGCCGGGGATGAGCGCGATCAACCTGCACTGCCTGCAGGCTCTCGGCGGCGGCCAGTTCGCCAGCCTGAGGCTGGACCCCTTGGCCAAGGGCAAGGCTCAGCAGCTGCTGGACATGCCGATCGAGGTTCCGCGGCGACTGACGCTGCAATAG
- a CDS encoding SDR family NAD(P)-dependent oxidoreductase, whose amino-acid sequence MSYKPFDLSGKVALVTGGNGGIGLGMAEGLAQAGAKVVVWGLNPDKNAAAEAKLKAYGGDVLVQRVDVADEAAVVDGVAEALKRMGRLDFVAANAGVGGGGPFEDMTTENWRRVTTVNLDAVFWTFREAVKSMIARAQAGDPGGSLVVTSSTSAIHGAPRNEAYAATKGGVIAMIRGLAVEYARYEIRANAILPGWIRSDMTAGLQAWDKFNEKAIGRVPMRRWGEPEDFAGIAVYLASDTARFHTGDSFVIDGGYTIF is encoded by the coding sequence ATGAGCTACAAACCGTTCGATCTCAGCGGCAAGGTCGCGCTGGTCACCGGCGGCAACGGCGGCATCGGGCTCGGCATGGCCGAGGGCCTGGCCCAGGCCGGCGCCAAGGTGGTGGTCTGGGGCCTGAACCCGGATAAGAACGCCGCCGCCGAGGCGAAGCTGAAGGCCTATGGCGGCGACGTGCTGGTACAGCGTGTCGACGTGGCGGACGAGGCGGCGGTGGTCGACGGCGTGGCCGAAGCCTTGAAGCGGATGGGCCGGCTGGATTTCGTCGCCGCCAACGCGGGAGTGGGCGGCGGCGGCCCGTTTGAAGACATGACCACGGAAAATTGGCGGCGCGTGACCACCGTCAATCTGGACGCGGTGTTCTGGACCTTCCGCGAGGCGGTCAAGTCCATGATCGCCCGCGCCCAGGCGGGCGATCCCGGCGGCTCCCTGGTCGTCACGTCGTCGACCTCGGCCATCCATGGCGCCCCGCGCAACGAGGCCTACGCCGCGACCAAGGGCGGGGTGATCGCCATGATCCGAGGCCTGGCGGTGGAGTACGCGCGCTATGAGATCCGCGCCAACGCCATCCTGCCGGGCTGGATCCGCTCGGACATGACCGCGGGCCTGCAGGCCTGGGACAAGTTCAACGAAAAGGCCATCGGACGGGTGCCCATGCGCCGCTGGGGCGAGCCGGAGGATTTCGCCGGCATCGCGGTCTATCTGGCCTCGGACACCGCCCGCTTCCACACCGGCGACAGCTTCGTGATCGACGGCGGTTATACGATCTTCTGA
- a CDS encoding 2Fe-2S iron-sulfur cluster-binding protein codes for MVKLTYIENTGARREVDARAGVSVMDAAHRFDIPGIDGDCGGACACATCHVYVEDGWYDRLPPMEELESGMLAFACDVRPNSRLGCQIRLDEALDGLVVRVPQHQ; via the coding sequence ATGGTCAAGCTTACCTACATCGAAAATACCGGCGCGCGCCGCGAGGTCGACGCCCGGGCCGGCGTTTCCGTGATGGACGCTGCTCACCGCTTCGACATCCCCGGCATCGACGGCGACTGCGGCGGCGCCTGCGCCTGCGCCACCTGCCACGTCTATGTCGAGGACGGCTGGTACGACCGGCTGCCGCCGATGGAAGAACTCGAAAGCGGCATGCTGGCCTTCGCCTGCGATGTCCGCCCGAACAGCCGTCTCGGCTGCCAGATCAGGCTCGACGAAGCCCTCGACGGCCTCGTGGTCCGCGTCCCCCAACACCAATAG
- a CDS encoding chemotaxis protein CheE translates to MSEPRFFKVPNRLRKKIAEAGGARVMEHLAAADQNLEDLREPSLAMIDGIIAEMIQTYGKANRRGDEDFADLYSLAARIIDVSAPVAELEIDRAAFHMCELVDRCMGLDRWDWPSVDVHLDALVLLRNDEGALPAAARAQIFLGLKKVHDKLPKPPPPAAEDAVDGEAAQLEA, encoded by the coding sequence ATGAGCGAGCCACGCTTCTTCAAGGTGCCCAACAGGCTGCGCAAGAAGATCGCCGAGGCCGGCGGCGCCCGGGTCATGGAACACCTGGCCGCGGCGGACCAGAACCTCGAAGACCTGCGCGAGCCCAGCCTGGCGATGATCGACGGCATCATCGCCGAGATGATCCAGACCTACGGCAAGGCCAACCGCAGGGGCGACGAGGATTTCGCCGATCTGTACAGCCTGGCGGCGCGGATCATCGATGTTTCGGCGCCGGTCGCCGAGCTGGAAATCGATCGCGCCGCATTCCACATGTGCGAACTGGTGGACCGCTGCATGGGGCTGGACCGCTGGGACTGGCCCTCGGTGGACGTGCACCTCGACGCCCTGGTGCTGCTGCGCAACGACGAAGGCGCCCTGCCGGCCGCGGCGCGGGCGCAGATCTTCCTCGGCCTGAAGAAGGTGCACGACAAGCTGCCCAAGCCGCCCCCGCCGGCGGCCGAGGACGCCGTCGACGGTGAGGCGGCCCAGCTAGAGGCCTGA